The sequence below is a genomic window from Betaproteobacteria bacterium.
TTGCCATGAGCATTTTCTCCCTTTCGTCTGGCCCCCTGCCCAGGCAGTTCATCGACCTCCTCGCCTGTTCGATGCTGGGACTCCTCGCCGGATGCGCCTCGGTCGATGGACTCGACAAACCTTTGCGCCACGGCGAGATGGCGCTCGAGACCCGCGGCGACCGGCTGGACTGGAATTACCACAGTCTCCTCGAATACGCCGCCTACGCCAAAGAGCCTGGGGCCTTCGGCCGCCAGTCCGGAACTTCTGGAAATCAGTCCCTCGCGTGTGCCTCCCCCGTGGCCTCGCCGCCGTCCGAATGCCGCATACACGGTCATGGACTGCTCTTCCCCGGCTACGTCATCGCCCTGGAAAAGTCACCCCGCAAGCGCATCGGGCTCGACCTGCCGCGTGCCTTTGCCTGCGACTGCGCTTCGCTCAGTCGTTACTTCGCCGAATCCAGACTCGTTGCGCCTCCCTGCAACGAACCGCCTGCTCCATCGCCCTGCTTCCTCCAGCGCCGCCTCGATGACGGCGAACGCCTGTTCGTCTCCCATGTGGTTCGTTTCGCCGCCACCGAAGGCCCCAGCGCCCGCATCGTGGGACAGCCGATCTACGACGCCTACCGCAGCGTTGCTCCGCCCACTGGCCCCGGAGAAAAGCCCCTCCCCCTCGAAGCCAAGCTCTTCGAGGCCGGGATCAGCGGCGGGCTGGCGGCTTTTGAAGCCCAGCTCAAGCGCGACATCACCCTCCAGTCGCCCACCCACGTCCTGATCTACGTGATGGGCTGGAATACCGGAGAAATCGAGGCCCTGGAAAGTTTCAACAACCTCTCGGGCTTTCTCGCCGATGCAGCCGAACGAAGCCCCGAGGGGAAGCCATTCAAGCCGCTGGTAATCGGGGTGACCTGGCCGTCTGCCTGGAGTTTCGGGACTTCTCCGACCGACGATCTGCTGCGCGGCATCAGCTTCGCCAACAAGAAAAATGATGCCGATGAAGTGGGTGCCGTGTGGCTCAGCCGCCTGCTGCACGACATCCTCCCCCGGGTACGGGGCCAGGGCGCTGGCCCGCAGGTCGTCGCCTTTGGCCATAGTTTTGGCGCGCGCGCACTGAGCCGCGGCGTCCATAGCTGCTCCCTCGTGCGCAGCGACGACTGCTCCCGGCACGCCGTGGATCTCGCCGTGGGTTATCTGCCTGCCGAAGGGCGCAGCCGTTACGCCGAGGATCAGTATTCGAGCTTTGCCGAAGGATGGTCGGTACCCCCGCTCCCTCCGCACCACGAAGGAATTCCCTATACCGATTACAGCGGCTCTCTGGCAACCGCCATCCCCCAGGCGGCCTTCTGGTCCGGCTACGATACCGCCACCGCCCATTTCGCCTTAATGGGCAGCTACAGCGCCATCGAAAACACGCGCCTGCCCGCAGGTCGCAAGGCCTTCCAGCACTTGCCCGATTTGCTTCCAATCCGGATCGATCCCGATACGCGCCACCTCGTCTCCCCCCCTTCCCTGGAGCAAGTCAGGAAGGAACTCAGGAGCGCTCGTCTACAGCCCGGGAAAGTGCTGCTCATCGACGGTAGCGGTTTC
It includes:
- a CDS encoding alpha/beta hydrolase, producing the protein MSIFSLSSGPLPRQFIDLLACSMLGLLAGCASVDGLDKPLRHGEMALETRGDRLDWNYHSLLEYAAYAKEPGAFGRQSGTSGNQSLACASPVASPPSECRIHGHGLLFPGYVIALEKSPRKRIGLDLPRAFACDCASLSRYFAESRLVAPPCNEPPAPSPCFLQRRLDDGERLFVSHVVRFAATEGPSARIVGQPIYDAYRSVAPPTGPGEKPLPLEAKLFEAGISGGLAAFEAQLKRDITLQSPTHVLIYVMGWNTGEIEALESFNNLSGFLADAAERSPEGKPFKPLVIGVTWPSAWSFGTSPTDDLLRGISFANKKNDADEVGAVWLSRLLHDILPRVRGQGAGPQVVAFGHSFGARALSRGVHSCSLVRSDDCSRHAVDLAVGYLPAEGRSRYAEDQYSSFAEGWSVPPLPPHHEGIPYTDYSGSLATAIPQAAFWSGYDTATAHFALMGSYSAIENTRLPAGRKAFQHLPDLLPIRIDPDTRHLVSPPSLEQVRKELRSARLQPGKVLLIDGSGFIQHSAPLHGGAAHSDIYSREVGEASWELIRRYPLR